The following are encoded together in the Rhodothermaceae bacterium genome:
- a CDS encoding glycoside hydrolase family 3 protein — MLRVVTIIVLGVLILAGAAVLGFYAYYGIAANNAKASLGGEALILEANGIQYRDLNKNGVMDQYENPDAPVMERVQDVLSQMSLEEKAGMMFINMIGTLPDGSLQERPLPSNPFTFMIPTNSEMIVRRHMNHFNIMQSHDPAAMAAWYNSVQNLAERTRLGIPITIASDPRHGFPSSEAASMFAGDFSAWPEPIGLAATRDTLLVEEFGNIARQEYLAVGIRLALHPMLDLATEPRWSRVYGTFGEDADLSASMGRAYIRGLQGDTVGTESVATMSKHFPGGGPQDDGWEAHFSYGKDQVYPGDKFDMHVSPFVKGAMAANTAQIMVSYAVGVGITEDGVGFAFSPSIVTGLLRKELGFEGVISTDWAVLSSKRLLGFTMLESPGWGVEDLAPIDRVEIALAAGVDIFGGESNPEWIVELVNSGRVQEARLDSSVSRLLRDKFLLGLFDDPYVDESAADRIVGSAPFMEAGRIAQRKSIVLLKNGEEDGRSVLPLGPDERIFVQNVDSSLASRYATVVSNPTEATVALLRVHAPYEPPRGGGILEGLFHQGDLDFKGAELDSILSVTQSLPTIVDIYLDRPAVIPEIAESAVAVLANFGASDEVILDAVFGRFDPSGRLPFELPSSMDAVRAQLEDVPYDSEDPLFPFGFGLSYSRTDTSSSTQIAELPE, encoded by the coding sequence ATGCTACGAGTTGTCACCATTATCGTGTTAGGGGTGTTGATATTGGCCGGTGCTGCCGTACTGGGTTTCTATGCCTACTACGGCATAGCGGCCAATAACGCCAAAGCAAGTCTCGGGGGGGAAGCTCTCATTTTGGAGGCCAACGGTATTCAATATCGGGATTTGAACAAGAATGGTGTGATGGACCAATACGAAAATCCTGATGCGCCTGTGATGGAGCGGGTTCAGGATGTGTTATCGCAAATGAGTCTTGAGGAGAAAGCGGGGATGATGTTTATCAATATGATAGGCACGCTACCTGATGGCTCTCTGCAGGAGCGACCGCTGCCGAGCAATCCTTTCACATTCATGATTCCCACCAATTCCGAGATGATTGTGCGGCGCCACATGAATCACTTCAACATTATGCAGAGTCATGATCCTGCTGCTATGGCAGCCTGGTACAATAGCGTACAGAATCTTGCAGAACGTACGCGTCTGGGTATTCCGATCACTATTGCCTCAGATCCGAGACATGGCTTTCCGAGTAGCGAGGCTGCATCGATGTTTGCCGGTGATTTTTCCGCTTGGCCAGAACCCATTGGCTTGGCTGCGACGCGTGATACACTTCTCGTCGAGGAGTTTGGCAATATTGCACGACAAGAATATCTGGCAGTGGGTATCAGGCTCGCACTTCATCCCATGTTAGATCTGGCAACTGAACCGCGTTGGTCACGTGTTTATGGTACTTTTGGTGAGGATGCGGATCTGTCAGCCAGTATGGGGCGTGCATACATTCGCGGGTTGCAGGGTGACACAGTCGGCACTGAAAGTGTCGCAACGATGTCCAAGCATTTTCCCGGTGGCGGGCCGCAGGATGACGGATGGGAGGCGCATTTTTCCTATGGTAAGGATCAGGTCTATCCAGGCGACAAGTTTGACATGCATGTGTCGCCGTTCGTGAAGGGTGCTATGGCGGCGAACACTGCGCAAATCATGGTGAGTTACGCCGTAGGTGTGGGCATCACCGAAGATGGTGTCGGATTTGCCTTTAGCCCTTCCATTGTCACCGGACTGCTGCGCAAGGAACTTGGATTTGAAGGCGTTATCAGTACGGATTGGGCTGTCCTAAGTAGTAAGCGCTTGCTAGGTTTTACCATGTTGGAATCTCCGGGATGGGGAGTTGAAGATTTGGCTCCTATTGATCGGGTAGAGATAGCACTGGCAGCTGGAGTTGATATATTCGGAGGAGAATCCAATCCAGAGTGGATTGTTGAGCTGGTAAACTCAGGCAGGGTTCAGGAGGCACGCTTGGACAGCTCCGTGAGCCGGCTGCTCAGGGATAAGTTCCTGCTTGGACTGTTTGATGATCCATACGTTGACGAAAGCGCGGCGGATAGAATCGTGGGATCTGCCCCCTTTATGGAGGCGGGCCGAATTGCCCAACGGAAGTCTATTGTACTTTTGAAGAATGGAGAAGAAGACGGCCGTTCCGTATTGCCTCTCGGGCCTGATGAGCGGATATTTGTGCAGAATGTAGACAGCAGTTTGGCATCTCGCTATGCAACGGTGGTTAGCAATCCTACTGAGGCCACTGTGGCGCTCCTTAGAGTTCATGCGCCCTATGAACCTCCGCGCGGTGGAGGCATATTGGAGGGGTTATTTCACCAAGGTGATCTGGATTTTAAGGGGGCGGAGTTGGACTCGATTTTATCGGTTACCCAATCCCTTCCGACAATCGTTGATATTTACCTTGACCGTCCTGCCGTCATTCCAGAGATAGCGGAAAGTGCTGTGGCAGTATTGGCCAATTTTGGAGCATCGGATGAAGTGATCCTGGATGCGGTTTTCGGGCGGTTTGATCCTTCGGGGCGTTTACCGTTTGAATTGCCATCGTCTATGGACGCTGTTCGTGCACAGTTGGAGGATGTGCCCTATGACAGTGAAGATCCCCTCTTTCCGTTTGGATTCGGTCTGAGCTACTCCCGAACGGATACATCTAGCTCAACACAAATCGCGGAATTACCGGAGTGA
- a CDS encoding type I restriction endonuclease subunit R — protein sequence MSDYSEDTLVEQPAIALFAEMGWETVYGYHEFNQTDGNPLGREAQSEVVLEGRLRSVLERLNPDLPADAFDQAMEELIRDRGAMAPAQANREVYLLLKNGVRVKIRTPDGEGETVESVRLIDWKAPANNDFLLVSQFWVTGEMYTRRADLVGFINGIPLVFIELKATHARLEKAYTENLSDYKCTIPQLFWYNALIVLSNGSRSRIGSITASWEHFTEWKKINNEGEEGVVSLETMIRGTCDKARLLDLVENFTLFMKAQGGWIKLLGKNHQYLGVNNVIDALRRIESRAGRLGVFWHTQGSGKSVSMICFAQKVLRKIPGNWTFVIITDRQELDHQIYKNFAASGAVTEEEAQATSGRHLRQLLMENHRYVFTLIHKFRTERGEKHPVLSERSDIIVITDEAHRSQYDTLALNMRTALPNASFIAFTGTPLIIGEEKTREVFGDYVSVYNFRQSMEDGATVPLYYENRIPELQLINENLNEDMERLLEDAELDAAQEKKLEREFTRQYHLITREERLETIAEDLVSHFTGRGFPGKAMVISIDKATAVRMYDKVQVHWKAEMLRLMDKMAEEVDDEKRQAIRERIQFMESSDMAVVVSSSQNEIEEMKAKGLDIAPHRKRMVSEDLETKFKDPDDPFRIVFVCAMWLTGFDAPSCSTLYLDKPMRNHTLMQTIARANRVFKEKVNGLIVDYVGVFRNLEKALEIYGTGSSAGEDSPVKDKAALVALLRQSIVEMEEFCSRMGVNLDAIEATSDFEKIKLLDDAREALIANDDSKKRYLTQAAMVGRLYKAILPDSEAKSSAARYQLFDVLAKKIRALTPPTDISEVVGQVEELLNESIDAEGYVVRTTPPVFGAANDVEEHWVDLAQMDFEALKERFAKGKKRTEMEILRGQVNSKLKQMLRLNRTRIDYQERFQKMIDEYNAGSVNIDEYFQQLLAFAKSLNDEEKRSVAEQLSEEELVVFDILTKPRIDLSNKETKQVKKAARGLLQALKREQLVLDWRKFQQSRAAVKIHIEDVLEEGLPESVSPRLFQQKVEAVYQHVYDSYYGGGRGVYAAAA from the coding sequence ATGTCCGACTACTCCGAAGATACGCTGGTCGAACAACCTGCCATCGCACTGTTCGCGGAGATGGGATGGGAGACGGTCTACGGATACCATGAGTTCAACCAAACGGACGGCAACCCCTTGGGGCGGGAAGCGCAATCCGAGGTGGTGCTTGAGGGGCGGTTGCGATCTGTACTGGAGCGCCTGAACCCCGATCTACCAGCGGACGCTTTCGACCAAGCCATGGAGGAATTGATTCGCGACCGCGGCGCTATGGCCCCGGCGCAAGCCAACCGCGAAGTCTATCTGCTGCTGAAGAACGGCGTGCGGGTGAAGATCCGCACTCCTGATGGTGAGGGCGAGACGGTGGAGTCAGTCAGGCTGATCGACTGGAAGGCACCAGCTAACAACGATTTTCTGCTGGTCAGTCAGTTTTGGGTAACCGGGGAGATGTACACCCGGCGGGCCGACTTGGTGGGCTTCATCAACGGCATTCCACTGGTGTTCATCGAACTAAAGGCGACCCATGCCCGGCTGGAAAAGGCCTACACCGAAAATCTTAGTGACTACAAGTGCACGATTCCGCAGCTCTTTTGGTACAACGCCCTGATCGTACTCTCAAACGGCAGCCGCAGTCGTATCGGCAGCATAACAGCAAGCTGGGAGCACTTCACCGAGTGGAAGAAGATCAATAACGAGGGCGAGGAGGGGGTGGTTTCGCTGGAGACCATGATCCGAGGCACCTGCGATAAGGCACGGCTACTCGACCTGGTTGAGAACTTCACCCTGTTCATGAAGGCACAAGGCGGATGGATCAAACTACTGGGCAAGAATCACCAGTACCTAGGGGTGAATAACGTAATCGACGCGCTGCGGCGCATTGAGAGCCGTGCTGGCAGGCTGGGTGTGTTCTGGCACACCCAAGGAAGCGGCAAGAGCGTGTCAATGATCTGTTTCGCACAGAAGGTACTTCGCAAGATCCCCGGTAACTGGACCTTCGTCATTATCACTGACAGACAGGAGCTGGATCACCAGATCTACAAGAACTTCGCGGCGAGCGGGGCGGTGACCGAGGAGGAGGCACAAGCCACTTCAGGCCGCCATCTGCGACAGCTTTTGATGGAAAATCACCGCTACGTTTTCACACTGATCCACAAGTTTCGCACTGAACGGGGCGAGAAGCATCCAGTGTTATCGGAGCGTTCCGACATCATCGTAATTACCGACGAGGCGCATCGCAGCCAATACGACACTCTGGCACTGAATATGCGTACTGCCTTGCCCAATGCCTCATTCATCGCTTTCACCGGTACGCCGCTGATCATCGGTGAAGAAAAGACGCGGGAGGTCTTCGGCGACTATGTGAGCGTGTACAACTTCCGCCAATCAATGGAGGACGGCGCGACCGTCCCGCTGTATTACGAAAACCGCATCCCCGAATTGCAGCTCATCAACGAGAATCTTAACGAGGACATGGAGCGCCTGCTGGAAGATGCGGAACTGGACGCGGCCCAGGAGAAGAAGCTGGAGCGGGAGTTCACTCGTCAGTATCACCTGATCACGCGGGAGGAGCGGTTGGAGACCATTGCCGAAGACTTGGTGAGCCACTTCACCGGGCGTGGGTTCCCAGGCAAGGCGATGGTGATCAGCATCGACAAGGCCACGGCAGTGCGCATGTACGACAAGGTGCAAGTGCACTGGAAAGCGGAGATGTTGCGTCTGATGGACAAGATGGCCGAGGAGGTAGATGACGAGAAGCGTCAAGCCATCAGGGAGCGGATTCAATTCATGGAATCCAGCGATATGGCAGTGGTGGTCTCCTCGTCACAGAACGAGATTGAGGAGATGAAAGCCAAGGGACTGGACATCGCGCCGCACCGCAAGCGCATGGTCAGCGAAGACCTGGAAACCAAGTTCAAGGATCCAGACGATCCCTTTAGGATTGTTTTCGTTTGCGCCATGTGGCTGACCGGCTTTGATGCGCCTTCCTGCTCCACGCTCTACCTTGACAAACCAATGCGCAATCACACTTTAATGCAGACGATCGCAAGGGCCAACCGGGTGTTCAAGGAAAAGGTCAACGGTCTTATCGTCGATTATGTCGGGGTGTTCCGCAATCTGGAAAAGGCACTGGAGATTTATGGGACTGGGAGTAGTGCTGGTGAAGATTCTCCGGTCAAGGACAAGGCGGCACTTGTTGCCTTGTTACGGCAGTCAATTGTCGAGATGGAGGAGTTCTGTTCCAGAATGGGCGTTAATCTGGATGCCATTGAGGCAACCAGCGATTTCGAGAAGATCAAGCTGCTCGATGATGCAAGGGAGGCCCTGATTGCCAATGACGACAGCAAAAAACGGTACTTGACGCAAGCTGCAATGGTCGGGAGGCTCTACAAGGCCATACTGCCCGACAGCGAAGCCAAGTCTTCCGCCGCACGGTACCAGCTATTCGACGTGCTGGCGAAGAAGATCCGGGCACTTACCCCACCGACAGACATCTCCGAGGTAGTGGGCCAAGTAGAGGAACTGCTGAATGAGTCCATTGATGCCGAAGGATATGTTGTACGAACAACGCCGCCGGTCTTCGGGGCCGCGAATGATGTTGAGGAGCATTGGGTCGATCTCGCGCAGATGGATTTCGAGGCATTGAAGGAGCGATTCGCCAAAGGCAAGAAGCGCACGGAGATGGAAATACTCAGGGGCCAAGTGAACAGCAAACTGAAGCAGATGTTGCGCCTCAACCGCACCCGTATTGATTATCAGGAACGCTTCCAGAAGATGATCGATGAATACAATGCCGGAAGCGTGAATATCGACGAGTATTTCCAGCAACTGCTGGCTTTCGCTAAAAGCCTTAACGATGAGGAGAAGCGAAGTGTCGCGGAGCAACTATCGGAAGAAGAGCTGGTGGTGTTCGATATCCTGACCAAGCCTCGGATTGATCTTTCCAACAAAGAAACCAAGCAGGTGAAGAAAGCGGCTAGGGGCCTGTTGCAGGCGTTGAAACGTGAACAGCTAGTTCTGGACTGGCGCAAGTTCCAACAGTCCCGGGCTGCAGTGAAAATCCACATCGAGGATGTGCTGGAAGAGGGATTGCCGGAGAGTGTCTCGCCGAGGCTGTTTCAGCAAAAGGTCGAGGCCGTGTACCAGCACGTCTATGATTCTTACTACGGCGGTGGTAGAGGAGTGTATGCGGCTGCGGCTTGA
- a CDS encoding DUF4411 family protein, with protein sequence MKYLLDANVFMAANNLHYGLDFCPAFWGWLIMSNAQQKVFSIEKVGDEISAGDDALTDWAEGPGKRLFLKPDPEDLRDMTQVSKWVIENGYTPTAVNNFLQVADYWLVSHALTHGFVVVTHEKPADTPNKVKIPNVCVGLGIKVMTPFEMLRREKACFVLKTEI encoded by the coding sequence ATGAAATATTTGCTGGATGCCAATGTCTTTATGGCGGCAAACAATCTTCACTATGGACTAGATTTCTGTCCCGCATTTTGGGGGTGGCTGATTATGAGTAATGCGCAGCAGAAGGTGTTCAGTATTGAGAAAGTAGGAGATGAAATCTCAGCAGGTGACGATGCTTTGACCGATTGGGCTGAAGGACCAGGTAAACGTCTGTTTCTCAAACCAGACCCAGAAGACCTGAGGGATATGACTCAGGTCAGTAAGTGGGTGATTGAGAACGGCTATACCCCCACGGCAGTGAACAACTTCTTGCAGGTGGCGGACTATTGGCTGGTATCCCATGCATTAACGCACGGTTTCGTAGTGGTCACCCACGAGAAACCCGCGGATACACCCAATAAGGTAAAAATTCCCAATGTTTGCGTCGGGCTGGGCATAAAGGTGATGACGCCATTCGAAATGCTGCGCCGTGAAAAGGCGTGTTTTGTCTTGAAGACTGAGATATGA
- a CDS encoding ImmA/IrrE family metallo-endopeptidase: protein MSTRIQVNPDLLHWALQRAGVSADALADKFPKLNDWLGGVLAPTLKQLEAFANTTHTAIGLLFLPHPPEEPLPIPDFRKLPGGQFSRPSINLLDTIYLCQQRQAWYQEYQHLHGMEPVAFIGSASTADEVPEAAARIAQAIGFDLIERQQSPNWSEAMRRFISQIEQTGILVMVSGVVGSNTHRPLNVEEFRGFALADPFAPLIFINGKDSKAAQMFTLAHELAHLWLGESGVSDTQAATQHDEQIECWCNAVAAELLVPLKQLRPVYDPENELNEEMQRLARRFKVSTLVIVRRLFDLGVIDQEVLWVTYRAELEQVRALGSREGSGGDFYNTLSARTGKRFIRALVASTLEGQTQFTDAFRMLGIKKTATFYEKARRLGLHG, encoded by the coding sequence ATGAGTACCCGGATTCAGGTCAATCCCGATCTTCTTCACTGGGCTCTGCAACGTGCCGGTGTTAGTGCTGATGCACTTGCGGACAAGTTCCCGAAACTGAACGACTGGCTAGGGGGCGTGCTTGCACCCACCTTAAAGCAACTGGAAGCCTTTGCCAACACCACCCATACCGCTATCGGTCTGCTGTTCCTACCGCACCCACCCGAAGAACCTTTGCCGATTCCAGATTTTCGCAAGTTGCCTGGGGGGCAGTTTTCCCGCCCGAGCATCAATCTTCTGGATACCATCTACCTCTGCCAGCAGCGCCAAGCTTGGTACCAGGAATATCAACACCTACATGGCATGGAGCCTGTTGCGTTTATTGGTTCAGCCTCGACGGCAGACGAGGTACCAGAGGCAGCAGCCCGGATCGCCCAAGCCATTGGTTTTGACCTTATCGAGCGACAGCAGTCGCCGAATTGGTCCGAAGCCATGCGCCGTTTTATCTCTCAGATCGAACAGACCGGAATATTGGTAATGGTCAGTGGTGTGGTGGGTAGTAATACTCATCGCCCCTTGAATGTGGAGGAGTTTCGTGGTTTTGCTCTGGCTGATCCCTTTGCGCCGCTGATCTTCATCAACGGCAAGGATTCCAAGGCGGCGCAGATGTTCACTCTGGCACATGAGCTGGCCCATCTTTGGCTGGGTGAGAGTGGCGTATCGGATACCCAGGCCGCAACTCAGCACGATGAGCAAATTGAGTGCTGGTGCAACGCGGTGGCGGCGGAATTGCTGGTTCCGCTCAAACAGTTGCGTCCCGTTTACGATCCAGAAAATGAGCTGAATGAAGAGATGCAACGTCTCGCCCGACGATTCAAGGTCAGTACGCTAGTTATCGTCCGCCGTTTGTTTGATCTAGGGGTGATTGACCAGGAGGTGCTTTGGGTAACCTATCGCGCTGAGCTTGAACAAGTCAGGGCGCTGGGTTCCCGGGAGGGAAGTGGTGGTGATTTCTACAACACACTGTCCGCTAGGACCGGAAAGCGGTTTATAAGGGCGCTTGTAGCCAGCACTCTGGAGGGGCAAACCCAGTTTACCGATGCGTTCAGGATGCTGGGCATCAAAAAAACCGCCACCTTTTACGAAAAGGCACGACGTTTGGGATTGCACGGATGA
- a CDS encoding restriction endonuclease subunit S → MMQTARINSLCSRVTSGGTPSRKHRKYYADSNNGHLWVKSKELLDRAIDDTEERISDEGLQRSSAKYLPANTALMAMYGANVGQLGWLKCPATVNQAVCGMVVDGEIADPRYVFYALLYSRPALTAKAQGAAQQNLNQGLIKEFEIPTPPLKAQKQIAAILSAYDDLIENNLRRIKISEEMAQDLYREWFVKFRFPGHEQVRMVDSPLGKIPEGWEVMSVSEAVDLNPKLNIEKDKEKFFVPMSGLSTDSMVITEFKYRTGNNGAKFQNGDTLFARITPSTEHGKTGFVQCLTSDDEVAFGSTEYIVMRSKYLNPYAVYFLARELDLREHAIRSMTGASGRQRVQVGCFDNFFIATSAQDVLEKFEQAVAPNFRLIQKLWDKNRALSQTRDLLLPKLISGELDVSELDINIEETA, encoded by the coding sequence ATGATGCAAACCGCACGAATAAATAGCCTTTGCAGTAGAGTTACCAGCGGGGGCACACCATCACGAAAGCACCGGAAATATTATGCTGACAGCAATAATGGCCATTTGTGGGTTAAATCAAAGGAATTACTAGACCGGGCAATAGATGATACTGAAGAGCGGATTTCTGATGAAGGCTTGCAGCGATCATCTGCGAAGTATTTACCTGCCAATACCGCTTTGATGGCTATGTATGGTGCCAACGTAGGCCAGCTTGGATGGCTGAAGTGTCCTGCAACAGTTAATCAGGCTGTTTGTGGAATGGTAGTAGATGGAGAGATAGCTGATCCGAGATACGTGTTTTACGCACTGTTGTATTCTCGTCCTGCCCTCACAGCAAAGGCTCAAGGTGCTGCTCAACAGAATCTTAATCAAGGCTTAATCAAAGAGTTTGAAATTCCTACTCCCCCACTAAAGGCGCAAAAGCAAATCGCCGCCATCCTCTCCGCCTACGACGATCTGATCGAGAACAACTTGCGACGTATCAAGATATCGGAGGAGATGGCGCAGGACCTCTACCGCGAGTGGTTCGTCAAGTTCCGCTTCCCCGGCCATGAGCAGGTGCGCATGGTAGATTCCCCGCTGGGGAAGATTCCGGAGGGGTGGGAGGTGATGTCGGTTAGTGAGGCCGTAGATCTAAACCCCAAACTGAATATTGAGAAGGACAAGGAAAAGTTCTTTGTACCAATGAGTGGTCTTTCCACAGACTCAATGGTGATTACGGAGTTCAAATATCGAACGGGAAACAACGGGGCGAAATTTCAGAACGGGGATACACTGTTTGCGCGGATCACCCCTAGCACTGAACATGGAAAGACCGGCTTCGTTCAGTGTCTAACGTCAGATGATGAGGTGGCATTCGGGTCTACGGAGTACATCGTGATGAGATCCAAGTATCTCAATCCCTACGCCGTATATTTTCTGGCTCGCGAGCTTGACCTGCGAGAACACGCCATTAGAAGCATGACGGGAGCTTCCGGTCGGCAAAGGGTTCAGGTTGGATGTTTCGATAACTTCTTTATTGCAACATCTGCTCAGGATGTATTGGAAAAGTTTGAGCAAGCCGTAGCTCCAAACTTTCGCCTGATTCAGAAACTTTGGGACAAAAACCGAGCTCTCAGCCAAACCCGCGACCTACTCCTTCCCAAACTCATCTCAGGCGAGTTGGACGTTTCGGAACTGGACATCAACATCGAGGAGACGGCATGA
- a CDS encoding SAM-dependent DNA methyltransferase — translation MSASNNQLESRLWKAADVLRANSKLKASEYSIPVLGMIFLRYAEVKFALAEKQIDEQVRRRRRSKDTKERYQAMGVLYLPKKARFGNLLKLPEGENIGKAINDAMRAVEQDNPDLKDVLPKTYNRLENSSLVELLKLMGSIPMDVEGDAFGKIYEYFLGKFAMNEGQKGGEFYTPTSLVKLIVEIIEPFHGRIFDPACGSGGMFVQSARFVQEHKKNAAAEISVYGQERVAETVRLGKMNLAVHGLAGDIRQGNTYYEDLHCCPGKFDFVMANPPFNVGRVDKERLKDDLRFPFGMPLVDNANYLWIQNFYSALGDTGRAGFVMANSASDARASELEIRKKLIEVRAVDVMVAVGSNFFYTVTLPCTLWFLDRGKRGTGREDTVLFIDARQIYRQIDRAHRDFEPQQLEFLANIVRLYRGEETENRHDKAGMLTERFPEGDYHDVPGLCKVATIEEIEAQGWSLNPGRYVGVVAREEDDFDFFERLEELNEELGVLNSEARELEERIAENVVSFLEAQ, via the coding sequence ATGAGTGCGAGCAACAACCAACTCGAAAGCCGTCTATGGAAGGCTGCCGACGTGTTGAGAGCCAACTCCAAGCTAAAGGCATCGGAATACTCCATTCCGGTGCTCGGGATGATCTTCTTGCGCTATGCCGAAGTGAAGTTTGCCTTGGCCGAAAAGCAGATTGACGAGCAGGTCAGGAGACGCCGCCGCAGTAAGGACACCAAGGAGCGGTATCAGGCAATGGGCGTACTTTATCTGCCCAAGAAGGCGCGGTTCGGCAACCTGCTCAAGCTGCCTGAGGGGGAAAACATCGGCAAAGCGATTAATGATGCCATGCGGGCTGTCGAGCAAGATAATCCCGACCTCAAGGACGTACTTCCCAAAACCTACAACCGACTGGAGAACTCCAGCCTAGTGGAGCTGCTCAAACTGATGGGCTCAATTCCCATGGACGTCGAAGGTGACGCCTTCGGCAAGATCTATGAATACTTCCTTGGCAAGTTCGCTATGAATGAGGGCCAGAAAGGCGGCGAATTCTACACCCCCACCAGCTTGGTTAAACTGATCGTTGAAATCATCGAACCCTTCCACGGGCGTATCTTCGACCCGGCCTGCGGTTCCGGCGGCATGTTCGTTCAGTCCGCCCGCTTCGTGCAGGAGCATAAGAAGAATGCGGCTGCCGAAATCAGCGTTTACGGGCAGGAGCGGGTGGCTGAAACTGTGCGCCTAGGCAAGATGAACCTCGCGGTGCATGGCCTCGCTGGGGACATCCGTCAGGGCAATACATATTACGAAGACCTGCACTGCTGCCCTGGAAAATTCGACTTTGTGATGGCCAATCCACCCTTCAACGTGGGCCGGGTAGACAAGGAGCGCCTGAAAGACGATCTGCGTTTTCCCTTCGGTATGCCCCTGGTGGACAACGCCAACTACCTGTGGATTCAGAACTTCTACAGTGCTTTGGGTGACACTGGTCGGGCCGGGTTCGTCATGGCCAACTCAGCCTCCGATGCCCGCGCCTCGGAGCTGGAGATCCGCAAAAAACTCATTGAGGTGAGAGCGGTCGATGTGATGGTTGCCGTTGGCTCCAACTTCTTCTACACCGTCACGTTGCCTTGCACCCTCTGGTTCTTGGACCGGGGCAAGCGCGGTACCGGGCGTGAAGATACTGTGTTGTTCATCGATGCTCGCCAAATCTACCGCCAGATCGACCGCGCCCACCGCGACTTCGAGCCGCAGCAGCTCGAGTTTCTCGCCAACATTGTGCGGCTCTACCGGGGCGAAGAGACAGAGAACCGGCACGATAAAGCCGGGATGCTGACCGAGAGATTTCCGGAAGGCGATTATCATGATGTGCCCGGCCTCTGCAAGGTGGCGACCATTGAGGAGATTGAAGCCCAAGGCTGGAGTCTCAACCCTGGCCGCTATGTAGGTGTAGTGGCGCGGGAGGAAGACGACTTCGACTTCTTCGAACGGCTGGAGGAGTTGAACGAGGAGTTGGGGGTGTTGAATAGTGAAGCGCGGGAGTTGGAAGAGCGGATTGCGGAGAATGTAGTCTCATTTTTGGAGGCACAATGA